Proteins encoded together in one Lathyrus oleraceus cultivar Zhongwan6 chromosome 5, CAAS_Psat_ZW6_1.0, whole genome shotgun sequence window:
- the LOC127080227 gene encoding uncharacterized protein LOC127080227 codes for MVELRELRCMLPYTARSWLTCTEVVVDPENQNSDSEPPSGSEGCQWPQFVQQMQQQHNQFMQQMMQQWNGGLRPQGVPQEAVGGSFRDFFRMNPPKFHGGLNPVKANEWITSMERIFQIVHCSEENKVVFDSHMIKSPAVRWWESASTLMTNQGVPRDWEHFKTIFLDKYFSSSLRTQKEFEFQQLRQGTMTVVVYAEKFGDMAAYSRQAAYAPYESVSQREFTTYAELLRQCYVADNSLKKFQEERHQYRSAQRDQGRPGSQFRPISQAFKGKQVQHERPNHPPQCQVCKKSHFGRCVGSGVRCFTCQREVHMSRECPHNKNQMQGRSTGRVYILDVRKAKSSNALIAGTCLINNHPCFVLFDCGVTHSFVSIQCMNRLGLQEIPLSPTMVVTTAMDNVVETPLICENCSLSVDMVLGMDWFSANSVFIGCEEKLIIIPSSESTPKDVLTTILEGTVGMVNFLFEKEKSVLLILTKESSDNLSVKQIPIVCEFPEVLPEDVTSLPP; via the exons ATGGTTGAGTTGCGAGAACTTAGGTGCATGTTGCCATACACTGCGA GATCATGGCTAACATGCACAGAGGTCGTGGTAGACCCAGAAAACCAGAATTCAGACTCTGAACCGCCAAGTGGTAGTGAAGGTTGTCAATGGCCTCAGTTTGTGcaacagatgcaacaacaacataaccAATTCATGCAACAGATGATGCAGCAGTGGAATGGTGGTTTGCGTCCTCAAGGGGTTCCACAAGAAGCTGTAGGTGGTAGTTTCCGAGATTTCTTCCGCATGAATCCTCCTAAATTCCATGGTGGGTTGAATCCTGTGAAGGCTAATGAGTGGATAACCAGCATGGAAAGGATTTTTCAGATAGTGCATTGTAGTGAGGAGAATAAGGTTGTGTTTGATTCTCACATGATAAAGAGTCCAGCTGTGAGATGGTGGGAGAGTGCTTCGACTCTTATGACCAATCAAGGAGTACCTAGGGATTGGGAGCATTTTAAGACTATTTTCCTGGATAAGTATTTTTCTAGTTCTTTGAGGACTCAGAAAGAGTTTGAGTTTCAACAGCTTAGGCAGGGTACTATGACAGTAGTTGTGTATGCTGAGAAGTTCGGAGATATGGCTGCTTATTCTAGACAAGCCGCATATGCACCATATGAGAG TGTTTCTCAAAGGGAATTCACTACTTATGCTGAATTGTTAAGGCAATGTTATGTGGCTGACAATAGTTTGAAGAAGTTTCAAGAAGAAAGGCATCAGTATAGGAGTGCACAGAGAGACCAAGGGAGGCCAGGTAGTCAGTTCAGGCCTATATCTCAGGCTTTCAAAGGAAAACAGGTACAACATGAAAGACCTAACCATCCTCCTCAATGTCAAGTGTGTAAGAAGTCTCATTTTGGAAGATGTGTTGGAAGTGGAGTTAGGTGTTTTACTTGTCAGAGGGAGGTACACATGTCTAGGGAATGTCCTCATAATAAGAATCAAATGCAGGGGAGGAGCACTGGCCGAGTTTATATCTTGGATGTAAGGAAGGCTAAGAGCAGCAATGCCTTAATTGCTGGTACATGTCTCATTAATAATCATCCTTGTTTTGTATTGTTTGACTGTGGGGTGACACACTCTTTTGTATCAATTCAGTGCATGAATCGTCTTGGCTTGCAAGAAATTCCCTTGTCTCCTACTATGGTGGTTACTACCGCCATGGATAATGTGGTTGAGACACCGTTAATTTGTGAAAATTGTTCTCTCTCG GTTGATATGGTTTTGGGGATGGATTGGTTTTCTGCCAATTCGGTGTTTATTGGATGTGAAGAGAAGTTGATTATCATTCCATCTAGTGAATCTACTCCAAAGGATGTATTAACTACTATCTTAGAAGGTACGGTTGGTATGGTTAATTTCTTATTTGAGAAGGAAAAGTCAGTTCTCTTGATACTTACCAAGGAATCTAGCGATAATCTGAGTGTTAAGCAAATTCCTATTGTTTGTGAATTTCCGGAAGTTCTCCCTGAGGATGTCACCTCTCTTCCTCCTTAA